Proteins from a single region of Aphis gossypii isolate Hap1 unplaced genomic scaffold, ASM2018417v2 Contig00254, whole genome shotgun sequence:
- the LOC126553523 gene encoding uncharacterized protein LOC126553523 — protein sequence MCTLRKNNDSRPVIYLDETWVNQNHSKNYTWQNEEETEGLKVPTGKGGRLIVCHAGSSHHGFIKEAKLIFRSKSGNTEDYHSQMNADVFRSWFEQLLQSLEEPCVIVMDNAPYHSMLEHNFPKSNARKADIQEWLTKKKINFSPLETVAELREKVKVLIPTEKKYELDEFAFKMGHEVVRLPPYHCQYNPIEMIWAQAKRQVASKNTTFKMADVEKLMHEAIDSVKKENWENCVRHAEKLQDEDYEKEKHREVILEPIILTIQPGDTSSDEDDEEDDII from the coding sequence ATGTGTACATTACGTAAAAATAACGATTCCCGTCCAGTCATTTACTTAGACGAGACCTGGGTGAATCAAAACCAttccaaaaattatacatgGCAAAATGAAGAGGAAACTGAAGGTTTAAAAGTACCTACCGGTAAGGGAGGCCGACTCATTGTTTGCCACGCAGGTTCAAGTCATCATGGTTTTATTAAGgaagcaaaattaatttttcgtaGCAAATCAGGTAATACAGAAGACTACCATAGTCAAATGAATGCTGACGTTTTTAGATCTTGGTTCGAACAATTATTGCAATCCCTTGAAGAACCATGTGTCATCGTTATGGACAACGCTCCATACCACTCAATGTTGGAACATAATTTTCCGAAAAGCAATGCCCGAAAAGCCGATATTCAAGAATGgttgactaaaaaaaaaattaatttttctccaCTTGAAACAGTTGCTGAGCTTCGTGAAaaagttaaagttttaataccgaccgaaaaaaaatacgaactgGATGAATTTGCCTTTAAAATGGGACATGAAGTTGTACGATTACCACCATATCACTGTCAGTACAATCCAATCGAAATGATATGGGCACAAGCAAAGAGACAGGTTGCATCTAAAAATACAACCTTCAAGATGGCTGATGTTGAAAAGCTAATGCACGAAGCCATAGATTCagtgaaaaaagaaaattgggAAAATTGCGTACGTCATGCCGAAAAATTACAGGACGAAGattatgaaaaagaaaaacatagaGAAGTCATTTTGGAGCCTATTATTCTCACAATACAACCAGGTGACACAAGTAGTGATGAAGACGACGAGGAAgacgacataatataa